A genome region from Streptomyces sp. S4.7 includes the following:
- a CDS encoding SH3 domain-containing protein, translating to MSQRFLRSSTPRLRGSFGPYVAALAVAAAALTATPALAAVPTPPPVGFSGHADAGRLGDAGPEAEVSTMGSGKYKGRVTARTGLLLRDRPTRGGRVIGSAAYGSIVHILCKMRGEEVNGNDRWYLLTDGNWAWGSAAYIENIGKAPRWC from the coding sequence ATGTCCCAGCGTTTTCTGCGCTCCTCCACCCCGCGTCTCCGGGGTTCCTTCGGCCCGTACGTCGCGGCCCTCGCCGTCGCCGCCGCGGCGCTGACCGCCACCCCCGCACTGGCGGCGGTACCGACCCCGCCGCCGGTCGGATTCAGCGGCCACGCCGACGCCGGCCGCCTCGGCGACGCCGGCCCCGAGGCCGAGGTCTCCACGATGGGCTCGGGCAAGTACAAGGGCCGCGTCACCGCCAGGACCGGACTCCTGCTGCGCGACCGGCCGACCCGCGGCGGCCGGGTCATCGGCAGCGCCGCGTACGGCTCGATCGTGCACATCCTCTGCAAGATGCGGGGCGAGGAAGTGAACGGGAACGACCGCTGGTACCTCCTGACGGACGGCAACTGGGCCTGGGGCTCCGCCGCGTACATCGAGAACATCGGCAAGGCACCGCGCTGGTGCTGA
- the ligD gene encoding non-homologous end-joining DNA ligase: MTPIAEVEGRRIALSNLEKVLYPATGTTKGEVLHYCATSAGALLTHLANRPVSFLRYPDGPAGQRFFTKNPPPGTPSWVRRATVPRSAEQTAEQVLVEDLATLMWAANLVVEFHTPQWQADSPARADRIVFDLDPGEPAGMVECCAAALWLRERLAADGLNAYAKTSGSKGLHLLVPLEPTPSREVSAYAKSLAVEAEAELPHLVVHRMARALRPGKVFVDHSQNSAAKTTAAPYTLRARTEPTVSAPVSWEEVRNCAAPEDLVFRIGDIAGRLARYGDLLGPLINLNRAGRLP, translated from the coding sequence ATGACGCCCATCGCCGAGGTGGAGGGGCGGCGGATCGCCCTCAGCAATCTGGAGAAGGTCCTCTACCCGGCCACCGGCACCACCAAGGGCGAGGTCCTGCACTACTGCGCGACCTCGGCCGGCGCCCTGCTCACCCATCTGGCCAATCGCCCCGTCTCCTTCCTCCGCTACCCGGACGGCCCCGCCGGCCAGCGCTTCTTCACCAAGAATCCGCCGCCGGGCACACCGTCCTGGGTGCGCAGGGCGACGGTGCCCCGTTCGGCGGAGCAGACCGCCGAGCAGGTGCTGGTGGAGGACCTCGCGACGCTGATGTGGGCGGCGAACCTGGTCGTGGAGTTCCACACCCCGCAGTGGCAGGCCGACAGTCCGGCCCGCGCCGACCGCATCGTCTTCGACCTGGACCCCGGCGAGCCGGCCGGCATGGTGGAGTGCTGCGCGGCGGCGCTCTGGCTGCGGGAACGGCTGGCGGCGGACGGGCTCAACGCCTACGCCAAGACCTCGGGCTCCAAGGGCCTGCATCTGCTCGTACCGCTGGAGCCGACCCCGTCGCGTGAGGTCTCCGCGTACGCCAAGTCGCTCGCCGTCGAGGCCGAGGCGGAGCTGCCGCACCTGGTGGTCCACCGAATGGCCCGCGCGCTCCGCCCCGGCAAGGTCTTCGTCGACCACAGCCAGAATTCGGCGGCGAAGACGACGGCCGCCCCGTACACGCTGCGCGCCAGGACGGAACCGACCGTCTCCGCCCCGGTGTCCTGGGAAGAGGTCCGCAATTGCGCGGCGCCGGAGGACCTGGTCTTCCGCATCGGTGACATCGCGGGGCGATTGGCGCGGTACGGGGACCTCCTCGGCCCGCTCATCAATCTGAACCGGGCGGGCCGCCTGCCGTGA
- a CDS encoding zinc-ribbon domain-containing protein: protein MIIFGTKGYIYQLAILTLVCGQCGNPSAHTLRKRVSKFTLFFVPLFPYSTKHYTQCTFCGVEHQVPNEQAEQLLAQSASQAQQGVGQQHGANPFAQGGQGGQPGGGNPFSQGGQGQQPGQGGNPHQR from the coding sequence ATGATCATCTTCGGGACCAAGGGCTACATCTACCAACTGGCGATACTGACGCTCGTGTGCGGCCAGTGCGGCAATCCGTCCGCGCACACGCTCCGCAAGCGCGTCTCCAAGTTCACGCTGTTCTTCGTGCCGCTGTTCCCGTACTCGACGAAGCACTACACGCAGTGCACGTTCTGCGGCGTGGAGCACCAGGTGCCGAACGAGCAGGCCGAGCAGCTGCTCGCGCAGAGCGCGTCGCAGGCCCAGCAGGGCGTCGGCCAGCAGCACGGCGCCAACCCGTTCGCACAGGGCGGCCAGGGCGGTCAGCCCGGTGGCGGGAACCCGTTCAGCCAGGGCGGCCAGGGACAGCAGCCGGGCCAGGGCGGTAACCCCCACCAGCGCTGA
- a CDS encoding amidase codes for MGDGWWSVGEALERIGRLDPQLCAFIEVWHARASARARSVDRRLPLAGLPFAVKGPAGIRSYAARRLVAAGAVPVGSTAVPGPGTYWQTWGRGAHGRTVNPYRADRTPGGSSAGSAVAVAAGMVPLATGSDGAGSVRIPAAWCGVFGLKTTRGLLPSPDRTGLVTAGVLTRRVRDARLYLRYVLDGYEEAPRARTPVRAVYSPDLGFARTDPAVDAVVRAAVGRLVAAGVVRLDGAPDPPLSLLDPRETWLAVRGGEPPRAAGAGGGSGADVREENDRRLDAYFARTPLLLSPVTPNRPHGHEGPGPDVYSTALTWAFNVSGHPAASLPAGFTPDGCPVGLQLVAEHGADVPLLEIARVAEEALPIVRA; via the coding sequence GTGGGCGACGGCTGGTGGTCGGTGGGAGAGGCGCTGGAGCGGATCGGGCGGCTCGATCCGCAGCTGTGCGCGTTCATCGAGGTGTGGCACGCGCGGGCGTCGGCGCGGGCGAGGTCGGTGGATCGCCGACTGCCTCTGGCGGGGCTGCCGTTCGCGGTGAAGGGCCCGGCGGGAATTCGCTCGTACGCGGCGCGGCGGCTGGTCGCGGCCGGGGCGGTGCCGGTCGGCTCGACGGCGGTGCCGGGGCCGGGGACGTACTGGCAGACGTGGGGCCGGGGCGCCCACGGCCGTACGGTCAATCCCTACCGCGCCGACCGCACGCCCGGTGGTTCGTCGGCGGGTTCGGCGGTGGCGGTCGCCGCGGGCATGGTGCCGCTGGCGACGGGGAGCGACGGGGCGGGGTCGGTGCGGATCCCGGCGGCGTGGTGCGGGGTGTTCGGCCTGAAGACGACGAGAGGGCTGCTGCCGTCGCCTGACCGCACCGGGCTGGTGACGGCGGGGGTGCTGACGCGGCGTGTGCGGGACGCGCGGCTGTATCTGCGGTACGTGCTGGACGGGTACGAGGAGGCGCCGCGCGCGCGGACACCGGTGCGTGCCGTGTACTCGCCGGACCTCGGTTTCGCGCGGACGGATCCCGCTGTGGACGCGGTGGTACGGGCGGCGGTGGGCCGGCTGGTGGCGGCCGGGGTCGTACGGCTCGACGGGGCCCCCGATCCGCCCCTGTCGCTGCTCGACCCGCGCGAGACGTGGCTGGCGGTACGCGGTGGCGAGCCGCCCCGCGCGGCGGGCGCGGGAGGGGGCTCCGGCGCGGATGTGCGGGAGGAGAACGACCGGCGGCTCGACGCGTACTTCGCGCGTACGCCGCTGCTGCTCAGCCCGGTGACACCGAACCGCCCGCACGGCCACGAGGGGCCGGGCCCCGACGTCTACTCGACGGCACTGACCTGGGCGTTCAACGTGAGCGGTCATCCGGCGGCGAGTCTGCCCGCCGGTTTCACGCCCGACGGCTGCCCGGTGGGGCTCCAACTGGTAGCGGAGCACGGGGCGGACGTCCCACTCCTCGAAATCGCGCGTGTGGCCGAGGAGGCCCTGCCTATCGTTCGCGCATGA
- a CDS encoding diiron oxygenase, whose amino-acid sequence MTAAHERDVTATPTRDDGGGGSGVLHAAPRDDDGARDIQLLRDALGPLRDREQVALRLLEASAKHSFDPDTDLDWDAPAEDGKWFWPPELVSLYDTPLWRKMSEEQRMDLARHEAASLASLGIWFEIILMQLLVRHIYDKSVTSNHVRYALTEIADECRHSMMFARMIQKGGAPAYPVPRVYHNVARVLKTLSTTPGSFAATLLGEEILDWMQRLTFPDERVQTLVRGVTRIHVVEEARHVRYAREELRRQMVTSPRWEQELTRLTAGQAARVFSVCFVNPQVYDNVGLDRREAVAQVRTSPHRREVMQSGAKRLTDFLDDIGVMRGTGRRLWKASGLLA is encoded by the coding sequence ATGACAGCAGCGCACGAACGCGATGTGACAGCCACGCCCACGCGCGACGACGGCGGGGGCGGGTCCGGCGTGCTCCACGCCGCACCCCGCGACGACGACGGCGCACGCGACATCCAGCTCCTGCGCGACGCGCTGGGCCCGCTGCGGGACCGCGAACAGGTCGCGCTGCGTCTCCTCGAAGCCTCGGCCAAGCACTCCTTCGACCCGGACACGGACCTCGACTGGGACGCCCCGGCGGAGGACGGCAAGTGGTTCTGGCCGCCGGAGCTGGTCTCGCTCTACGACACCCCGCTGTGGCGGAAGATGTCCGAGGAGCAGCGGATGGACCTGGCCCGCCACGAGGCCGCCTCACTCGCCTCGCTGGGCATCTGGTTCGAGATCATCCTGATGCAGCTGCTGGTCAGGCACATCTACGACAAGTCGGTGACCAGCAACCACGTGCGCTACGCCCTCACCGAGATAGCGGACGAGTGCCGGCACTCGATGATGTTCGCGCGGATGATCCAGAAGGGCGGCGCCCCCGCGTACCCCGTCCCCCGCGTCTACCACAACGTCGCACGCGTGCTGAAGACCCTCTCCACGACCCCGGGTTCGTTCGCCGCGACACTCCTGGGCGAGGAGATCCTGGACTGGATGCAGCGCCTGACGTTCCCGGACGAGCGCGTCCAGACCCTGGTGCGCGGCGTGACCCGCATCCATGTGGTGGAGGAGGCCCGTCACGTCCGCTACGCCCGCGAGGAACTGCGCCGTCAGATGGTCACGTCCCCCCGCTGGGAGCAGGAACTGACCCGCCTCACGGCCGGCCAGGCGGCCCGTGTCTTCTCGGTCTGCTTCGTGAACCCCCAGGTCTACGACAACGTCGGCCTGGACCGCCGCGAGGCCGTGGCCCAGGTCCGCACGAGCCCCCACCGCCGAGAGGTGATGCAGTCGGGCGCGAAACGCCTCACGGACTTCCTGGACGACATCGGGGTCATGCGCGGCACGGGCAGGCGGCTCTGGAAGGCGTCGGGGCTGCTGGCGTGA
- a CDS encoding PQQ-binding-like beta-propeller repeat protein — MEPLRHDDPRLVGPYTVLARYRESASAVRYLAYGANGATAVVSVARPPLAALPAFQRRFQAEARTAERLAGGWVQPLLDSRTDAAGTELLWTASDYVPALTLGEAVAVAGPLPARAVRILGAALAETLSRVHATGAVLHGLTPDTVTLAADGPRLTAFGALGAAASAEAAEGGRLSVRLGYLTPEQLDGEVPGPPSDIFVLGLLLAYAATGTTPLAEGPPDAATERIAHGTAELDGVAEELRPIVARCLAKEPGERPTAGAVAAELALQGAAAAATAVPGGWLPDALSASIAEQAALVDALHAPLESPADRVPEERAPEGPADAVPGAPVAAPEPDSRTTRIGRPRTASGSESGVVDRPTAALSVPRARPEPTALPLPPAAAPVPQQSQPLPPGPPGPPALPPVPVPAPVPAAATGSGSGPLAALRNGPLGQPLGRRALITGLVAGTAGLVIGGGGVLALADDEPSGDTDDKPGKDTRKGLTGLPPEALWAYEQKVAADEVLNAAVIGRTLVLTAGSGSTGVDVRTGKRLWRNADVAALHQALPASGGLVFVAGTTGLLWISAASGEVRHRVGYTNGIADAPGLGVAGITGSGDGQVWFTGSHKAGTGKAATVRTHLFAFDLATRKELWRSVISNGRAPLTPVYQLIAVREADIVVRQDAKSLTPAQVKAGKGRSVYHCFGRVDGERVWSKSFGAVPPSGGSAGDAEGRLFAAAADQLYAYDTADAKQLWRRSGAPRVTGQNSFAFGTGTVLGSTLYIANRYQEVYAIDPESGVERWKGTTEGPAWTGVPRITLSESGRTVLSADGLQVTAFGAKDGRRLWKFQNAGGPAPSPAADGAAVAPPAYQPLMAGKTAVIRRGGTFYALPVD, encoded by the coding sequence ATGGAACCGCTGCGGCACGACGACCCGCGCCTTGTCGGCCCGTACACCGTGCTGGCGCGGTACCGGGAGTCGGCGAGCGCCGTGCGCTATCTGGCGTACGGCGCGAACGGCGCCACCGCCGTCGTCTCCGTCGCCCGGCCGCCCCTCGCCGCACTGCCCGCCTTCCAGCGGCGCTTCCAGGCCGAGGCGCGCACCGCGGAGCGGCTGGCCGGCGGGTGGGTGCAGCCGCTGCTCGACTCCCGTACGGACGCGGCCGGGACGGAGCTGCTGTGGACCGCGAGCGACTACGTCCCCGCGCTCACCCTCGGCGAGGCCGTCGCCGTCGCCGGTCCGCTGCCCGCGCGTGCCGTACGGATACTGGGCGCCGCGCTCGCCGAGACGCTCTCGCGGGTCCACGCGACGGGAGCCGTGCTGCACGGGCTCACGCCCGACACCGTGACCCTCGCCGCCGACGGGCCGCGCCTGACCGCCTTCGGGGCGCTGGGCGCCGCGGCTTCGGCGGAGGCGGCCGAGGGCGGGCGGCTTTCCGTACGGCTGGGGTATCTGACCCCGGAGCAGTTGGACGGCGAGGTGCCCGGGCCGCCGTCCGACATCTTCGTGCTGGGTCTGCTCCTCGCGTACGCGGCCACCGGCACGACGCCCCTCGCCGAGGGCCCGCCCGACGCGGCGACCGAGCGCATCGCGCACGGGACGGCCGAACTCGACGGTGTGGCCGAGGAGTTGCGGCCGATCGTCGCGCGCTGTCTGGCGAAGGAGCCGGGCGAGCGGCCGACGGCCGGGGCGGTGGCAGCGGAGCTGGCGCTCCAGGGCGCGGCAGCGGCGGCGACCGCCGTGCCGGGCGGCTGGCTGCCCGACGCGCTGTCGGCCTCGATCGCCGAACAGGCCGCCCTGGTCGACGCCCTGCACGCTCCGCTGGAGAGCCCGGCGGACAGGGTGCCGGAGGAGCGCGCACCGGAGGGGCCGGCGGACGCCGTTCCCGGGGCGCCCGTCGCCGCGCCCGAGCCCGACTCCCGCACCACCCGTATCGGCCGCCCCCGGACCGCCTCCGGCAGCGAGAGCGGTGTCGTCGACCGGCCGACCGCCGCCCTGTCGGTGCCCCGCGCCCGGCCCGAGCCGACCGCGCTGCCACTGCCCCCCGCCGCCGCCCCGGTGCCGCAGCAGTCCCAGCCGCTCCCGCCCGGCCCGCCGGGACCCCCTGCCCTGCCGCCGGTGCCGGTACCGGCCCCTGTCCCGGCCGCCGCCACGGGTTCCGGTTCGGGCCCGCTGGCCGCACTGCGGAACGGGCCGCTCGGACAGCCCCTCGGGCGGCGCGCGCTCATCACGGGTCTGGTCGCGGGCACCGCCGGGCTGGTGATCGGCGGCGGAGGCGTGCTCGCGCTCGCCGACGACGAGCCGTCCGGCGACACCGACGACAAGCCCGGCAAGGACACCCGAAAGGGCCTCACGGGACTGCCGCCCGAGGCGCTGTGGGCGTACGAGCAGAAGGTGGCGGCCGACGAGGTCCTGAATGCCGCCGTCATCGGCCGCACTCTCGTCCTGACGGCCGGGTCGGGCTCGACCGGCGTGGACGTGCGCACCGGCAAGCGGCTCTGGCGCAACGCCGACGTCGCGGCGCTCCACCAGGCGCTGCCCGCCTCCGGCGGTCTCGTCTTCGTCGCCGGGACGACCGGCCTGCTCTGGATCTCGGCCGCCTCCGGCGAGGTGAGGCACCGGGTCGGCTACACGAACGGCATCGCCGACGCGCCGGGACTCGGCGTCGCGGGCATCACCGGGAGCGGTGACGGCCAGGTCTGGTTCACCGGATCGCACAAGGCCGGTACGGGGAAGGCGGCCACGGTCCGCACCCATCTCTTCGCCTTCGATCTGGCGACCCGCAAGGAGCTGTGGCGCTCCGTGATCTCCAACGGGCGCGCCCCGTTGACCCCCGTGTACCAGCTGATCGCCGTACGGGAGGCGGACATCGTGGTGCGCCAGGACGCCAAGTCGCTGACGCCCGCGCAGGTCAAGGCGGGCAAGGGCAGGTCGGTCTACCACTGCTTCGGACGCGTCGACGGTGAGCGGGTCTGGTCTAAGTCGTTCGGCGCGGTGCCGCCCTCGGGTGGTTCGGCGGGTGACGCGGAGGGCCGGCTGTTCGCGGCGGCGGCCGATCAGTTGTACGCGTACGACACCGCCGACGCCAAGCAGTTGTGGCGCAGGTCGGGCGCGCCACGGGTAACGGGGCAGAACTCCTTCGCCTTCGGCACCGGTACGGTCCTCGGCTCCACGCTGTACATCGCCAACCGCTACCAGGAGGTGTACGCGATCGACCCCGAGTCGGGTGTGGAGCGCTGGAAGGGCACGACCGAGGGCCCGGCCTGGACCGGTGTCCCCCGGATCACGCTGAGCGAGAGCGGCCGGACGGTGCTGTCCGCCGACGGGCTCCAGGTGACCGCGTTCGGGGCGAAGGACGGCAGGCGGCTCTGGAAGTTCCAGAACGCCGGCGGGCCCGCTCCCTCCCCCGCCGCGGACGGCGCGGCCGTGGCGCCGCCCGCGTACCAGCCGCTGATGGCCGGGAAGACCGCGGTGATCCGGCGCGGAGGCACCTTCTACGCGCTGCCGGTCGACTGA
- a CDS encoding DUF3291 domain-containing protein: MTTSSAAPAGEPAREPAHEPARELAQVNIARLKHPLDTVELKGFVDALDPVNAVADASDGFVWRLQSDTGNATDVPVFGDEWLIMNLTVWRDVDALTDFMYQGRHRELLARRFEWFERVEEAMTALWWVEAGVRPTARDAELRLLSLREHGPTAHAFTLRKTFGPGE, translated from the coding sequence ATGACGACATCTTCCGCCGCCCCGGCCGGCGAACCCGCCCGCGAACCTGCTCACGAACCCGCCCGCGAACTTGCCCAGGTGAATATCGCGCGCCTCAAACACCCCCTGGACACGGTCGAGTTGAAGGGCTTCGTGGACGCGCTCGATCCCGTGAACGCGGTCGCCGACGCGTCCGACGGTTTCGTGTGGAGACTCCAGAGCGACACGGGCAACGCCACCGACGTCCCGGTCTTCGGCGACGAGTGGCTGATCATGAATCTGACGGTGTGGCGCGACGTCGACGCGCTGACCGACTTCATGTACCAGGGGAGACACCGCGAGTTGCTGGCCCGGCGCTTCGAGTGGTTCGAGCGCGTGGAGGAGGCGATGACGGCGCTGTGGTGGGTGGAGGCGGGCGTCCGCCCGACGGCGCGGGACGCCGAGCTGCGGCTGCTGAGCCTGCGCGAACACGGCCCGACGGCGCACGCGTTCACGCTGCGGAAGACCTTCGGGCCCGGCGAGTAG
- a CDS encoding FtsW/RodA/SpoVE family cell cycle protein, producing the protein MTATKADSPPPELRLRKRRGVELSLLVCAVLISLFGYVAVGLAHDDAVPPDALRHSAGLGLLPLLAHLAVRLRAPYADPLLLPIAVLLNGVGLVLLHRLDLATPGERDAPAQLVWSTLGVALFIVVVALLRDHRVLQRYAYLSVVAALLLMTVPIFFPAVNGARIWIRIDELSFQPGEFAKILLAVFFAAYLAANHGALACTGRRIWKLQLPTGRVLGPIVAIWLLSVLVLVLERDLGTSLLFFGLFVILLYVATGRTGWIAVGLLLAGVGAFAVGWLEPHVHSRVEDWLDPFASIDAGHGPDQLAQSLFAFAAGGMFGTGLGLGRSVLIGFAAKSDFILATAGEELGLIGLTAIILLYALLVARGYRTGLALRDPFGRLLAVGLASIVALQVFVIAGGVTGLIPLTGMAMPFLAQGGSSVVTNWVIVALLIRLSDSARSPHPETVETGVIASAVIATGSPGRTEPAGHAGSAGPADGPSAEPAAGGER; encoded by the coding sequence ATGACCGCAACGAAGGCGGACTCTCCCCCGCCCGAACTACGGCTCCGCAAGCGGCGCGGGGTCGAGCTCTCGCTCCTGGTGTGCGCCGTCCTCATCTCCCTCTTCGGCTACGTGGCCGTCGGCCTCGCCCACGACGACGCCGTCCCGCCCGACGCGCTGCGTCACAGCGCGGGGCTGGGCCTGCTCCCTCTCCTGGCGCATCTCGCGGTCCGTCTCCGCGCCCCGTACGCGGATCCGCTGCTGCTCCCGATCGCGGTCCTGCTCAACGGCGTCGGGCTCGTGCTCCTCCACCGGCTGGACCTCGCCACCCCCGGCGAGCGGGACGCGCCCGCGCAGCTCGTCTGGTCGACCCTCGGTGTCGCGCTGTTCATCGTCGTCGTCGCGCTGCTGCGTGACCACCGGGTGCTCCAGCGGTACGCGTATCTGTCGGTGGTCGCCGCGCTGCTGCTGATGACCGTGCCGATCTTCTTCCCCGCGGTCAACGGCGCCAGGATCTGGATCCGGATCGACGAACTCTCCTTCCAGCCGGGCGAGTTCGCGAAGATCCTGCTCGCCGTCTTCTTCGCCGCCTATCTCGCGGCCAACCACGGCGCCCTCGCCTGCACCGGCCGCCGGATCTGGAAGCTCCAGCTGCCCACCGGGCGGGTGCTGGGCCCGATCGTCGCGATCTGGCTGCTCAGCGTGCTCGTACTGGTCCTGGAGCGCGACCTCGGCACCTCGCTGCTCTTCTTCGGGCTCTTCGTGATCCTGCTGTACGTGGCGACGGGGCGCACCGGGTGGATCGCGGTGGGGCTGCTGCTGGCCGGGGTCGGCGCGTTCGCCGTCGGCTGGCTCGAACCGCACGTCCACAGCCGCGTGGAGGACTGGCTCGACCCGTTCGCCTCCATCGACGCCGGCCACGGGCCCGACCAACTCGCCCAGTCGCTCTTCGCGTTCGCCGCGGGCGGCATGTTCGGTACGGGGCTGGGGCTCGGCCGGTCCGTCCTCATCGGCTTCGCCGCCAAGTCCGACTTCATCCTCGCGACGGCGGGCGAGGAGCTGGGGCTGATCGGGCTGACCGCGATCATCCTGCTGTACGCGCTGCTCGTCGCCCGCGGCTACCGCACCGGGCTCGCTCTGCGCGACCCGTTCGGACGGCTGCTCGCGGTCGGTCTGGCGTCGATCGTGGCGCTCCAGGTGTTCGTGATCGCGGGCGGGGTGACGGGGCTGATCCCGCTCACGGGCATGGCGATGCCGTTCCTGGCGCAGGGTGGTTCGTCGGTCGTCACCAACTGGGTCATCGTGGCGCTGCTCATCCGGCTCAGCGACTCGGCGCGCAGCCCGCATCCGGAGACGGTGGAGACGGGCGTGATCGCGTCGGCGGTGATCGCGACGGGATCGCCGGGACGCACGGAACCGGCCGGGCATGCGGGGTCGGCCGGACCGGCGGACGGGCCTTCGGCCGAACCGGCGGCCGGGGGTGAGCGATGA
- a CDS encoding penicillin-binding transpeptidase domain-containing protein encodes MTGHIRLAAVFCLLLLVALLVNSARIQVIQAGSLDSNPANRRKAMDRYEQPRGEIVVDGRAVTGSKDTGQQLRYERTYTEGPLYAPVTGFSSQTYGTTLLENAQDGILAGTDPMLAPLPFWNDITRAHPPGGKVVTTVEPALQRAAYSGLDGRRGAVAAIEPASGRILALVSSPSYDPGTLSGTGRAVTGAWRRLNGADDQPMLNRAIRQTYPPGSAFKIVTAAAALDAGVVEDVDEPTGVPEPYVLPGTRTTLPNDTRGCDRESLAYAIKWSCNSVMAGLGVAVGLDRMVAAAGRFGFNDRRLRIPSGVAVSNFDREMSDDQLALSSIGQFDTTATPLQMAMVAAAVANGGDLRRPYLVDRTLAADGDVVSRAGVHSYHRAMSPSTAYRLRQLMVEVVDTGTGRSAGIDGATVGGKTGTAQHGVGNSGTPYAWFIAWAQAADTGRPAVAVAVVVEDAEAVRGEISGGGDAAPIARAVMEAALRD; translated from the coding sequence ATGACCGGCCATATCCGTCTCGCCGCCGTGTTCTGTCTGCTGCTGCTCGTCGCCCTGCTCGTCAACTCGGCCCGGATCCAGGTCATCCAGGCCGGCTCCCTCGACAGCAACCCCGCCAACCGCCGTAAGGCCATGGACCGTTACGAGCAGCCACGCGGCGAGATCGTCGTCGACGGCCGGGCCGTCACCGGATCCAAGGACACCGGCCAGCAGCTGCGCTACGAACGCACCTACACCGAGGGGCCGTTGTACGCCCCGGTGACCGGCTTCTCCTCGCAGACGTACGGCACCACCCTGCTGGAGAACGCCCAGGACGGCATCCTGGCCGGCACCGACCCGATGCTCGCCCCGCTGCCGTTCTGGAACGACATCACCCGCGCCCACCCGCCCGGCGGGAAGGTCGTCACGACCGTCGAGCCGGCCTTGCAGCGGGCCGCCTACTCGGGTCTGGACGGCAGGCGCGGCGCGGTGGCCGCGATCGAGCCGGCGTCGGGCAGGATCCTCGCGCTGGTCAGCAGCCCCTCGTACGACCCCGGGACGCTGTCGGGCACGGGCCGGGCGGTGACCGGCGCGTGGCGGCGGCTCAACGGCGCGGACGACCAGCCGATGCTCAACCGGGCCATCCGGCAGACGTATCCGCCCGGTTCGGCCTTCAAGATCGTCACGGCAGCCGCCGCGCTGGACGCCGGGGTGGTCGAGGACGTCGACGAGCCGACGGGTGTCCCGGAGCCGTACGTCCTGCCGGGCACGCGCACCACGCTCCCGAACGACACGCGCGGCTGCGACAGGGAGTCGCTCGCGTACGCCATCAAGTGGTCCTGCAATTCGGTGATGGCCGGGCTGGGGGTGGCGGTCGGGCTCGACCGGATGGTGGCGGCGGCGGGCCGATTCGGCTTCAACGACCGGCGGTTGCGGATCCCGTCGGGTGTCGCCGTGTCCAACTTCGACAGGGAGATGAGCGACGACCAGCTCGCGCTCTCCTCGATCGGACAGTTCGACACGACGGCGACCCCGCTCCAGATGGCGATGGTGGCGGCGGCCGTCGCGAACGGCGGGGATCTCAGGCGCCCGTATCTGGTGGACCGGACGCTCGCGGCCGACGGCGACGTCGTCTCCCGCGCTGGCGTGCACTCCTACCATCGGGCGATGAGCCCGTCGACGGCCTACCGGCTGCGGCAGTTGATGGTGGAGGTCGTGGACACCGGTACGGGGCGGAGCGCCGGGATCGACGGCGCGACGGTCGGCGGGAAGACGGGGACCGCGCAGCACGGTGTGGGCAACTCCGGTACGCCGTATGCCTGGTTCATCGCCTGGGCGCAGGCCGCGGACACGGGCAGGCCGGCGGTGGCGGTGGCCGTGGTGGTGGAGGACGCGGAGGCGGTGCGCGGTGAGATCAGCGGCGGTGGTGACGCCGCCCCGATCGCACGGGCGGTGATGGAGGCGGCGCTGCGAGACTAG